A region from the Rhizobium sp. ARZ01 genome encodes:
- a CDS encoding DUF2160 domain-containing protein, which translates to MAANANRNNRWPMALLAVLLIYALAAGMLFMSLPVKDGARDWFAPLIPGGWMAWTFPTAMFFLSIFALLALMAVWEYARPGGNPRVGILRFETTRGDRLFISLLGSAFINLAWVGLVGPNLWWALVLCVVYAIGVFRYV; encoded by the coding sequence ATGGCTGCCAACGCCAACCGCAACAACCGCTGGCCCATGGCACTCCTGGCCGTCCTTTTGATCTACGCGCTCGCGGCGGGCATGCTGTTCATGTCGCTGCCCGTGAAAGACGGGGCGCGCGACTGGTTCGCACCGCTGATCCCCGGCGGATGGATGGCCTGGACGTTTCCGACCGCAATGTTCTTCCTCAGCATCTTTGCCCTCCTGGCGCTGATGGCGGTCTGGGAATATGCACGCCCGGGCGGCAATCCGCGCGTCGGCATCCTGCGTTTCGAAACGACCCGCGGCGACCGTTTGTTCATCTCGCTGCTCGGTTCGGCATTTATCAATCTCGCATGGGTGGGGCTTGTCGGCCCCAACCTATGGTGGGCTCTTGTCCTCTGCGTGGTCTACGCCATCGGCGTATTCCGCTACGTATAG
- a CDS encoding DUF6030 family protein: MCPITNATGGSGTTGRPARTGPVDFAAIGQRQHPHGMADQSKGKSGKILFALLTLCILSAIAATVLLANDYRNLNRLLARFGYEPVQTRPAVRAPLPHEIRGNRIPRPKVEIPERLVSDLVPMETKFTRPIRRDPKELCTALEQSGFANAGWKEGLAKGSWECTSYREFPAKVGGSGPGSSAYLSIRGSEEARLTSFRIKLNLENAGDQTELTSAAIAALEVFLDEVRWKDAPDIVENIRNLKEFDVVLFGNRIQLKKEFSETPRYNFIITPDRTRPKNTYLPDYFNREKWLPMPEPPMETR, translated from the coding sequence TTGTGCCCTATCACCAACGCAACCGGCGGATCCGGCACCACCGGCCGGCCGGCTCGAACCGGACCGGTGGACTTCGCAGCGATCGGGCAGCGACAGCATCCACACGGCATGGCGGACCAGTCGAAGGGAAAATCCGGCAAGATCCTGTTTGCGCTGCTGACGCTGTGCATTCTGTCCGCCATCGCCGCGACAGTCCTGCTTGCCAATGACTACCGAAACTTGAACCGCCTGCTCGCACGCTTCGGATATGAACCTGTTCAGACGCGGCCAGCTGTTCGGGCGCCTCTCCCCCACGAGATCCGGGGCAACCGCATCCCCCGGCCCAAGGTCGAGATTCCTGAACGCCTCGTCTCCGACCTGGTCCCGATGGAGACAAAGTTCACGCGGCCGATCCGCCGCGATCCGAAGGAACTCTGCACAGCCTTGGAGCAGAGCGGTTTCGCCAATGCCGGCTGGAAGGAGGGGCTCGCGAAAGGCAGTTGGGAATGCACCTCCTATCGCGAATTCCCGGCAAAAGTGGGCGGGAGCGGGCCCGGCAGCTCCGCCTACCTTTCCATCCGTGGCAGCGAAGAAGCCCGCCTCACATCGTTTCGCATCAAGCTCAATCTGGAGAACGCAGGCGACCAGACGGAGCTGACCAGTGCCGCCATTGCCGCCCTTGAGGTCTTCCTCGACGAAGTACGCTGGAAGGACGCACCTGACATCGTGGAGAACATCCGGAACCTGAAAGAATTCGACGTGGTCTTGTTCGGCAACCGGATCCAGCTCAAGAAGGAGTTCAGCGAAACACCACGTTACAATTTCATCATCACGCCGGACCGTACACGACCGAAAAACACTTACCTGCCGGACTATTTCAACCGTGAGAAGTGGCTACCGATGCCGGAACCGCCCATGGAAACCCGTTGA
- a CDS encoding ABC transporter ATP-binding protein, producing the protein MARINLEHIRHAYGEKPKSEADYALKEVHHEWNDGGAYALLGPSGCGKTTLLNIISGLLQPSEGKILFDGRDVTNLSTQQRNIAQVFQFPVIYDTMTVYDNLAFPLRNRHVPEAEVDRRVREIIDMIGLGGWAKKKARGLTADQKQKISLGRGLVRNDVNAILFDEPLTVIDPHMKWVLRSQLKKLHRQFGFTMVYVTHDQTEALTFADKVVVMYDGQIVQIGTPAELFERPSHTFVGYFIGSPGMNVLPAAIEGSSVTLGTDTIALDFQPKVATGAKTELGIRPEFVRLGREGMHVRVNKVEDIGRQKIVRAEFAGKPISIVVPEDSEIPAEPRITFDPSAINIYADSWRVGREA; encoded by the coding sequence ATGGCACGCATCAATCTCGAGCACATCCGCCATGCCTACGGCGAGAAGCCCAAGTCAGAAGCCGACTACGCGCTGAAGGAAGTCCATCATGAATGGAACGACGGCGGTGCCTATGCGCTGCTCGGCCCTTCGGGCTGCGGCAAGACCACGCTCCTGAATATCATCTCGGGCCTTCTCCAGCCTTCCGAAGGCAAGATCCTGTTCGACGGCCGGGATGTGACGAACCTGTCGACCCAGCAGCGCAACATCGCCCAGGTTTTCCAGTTCCCGGTCATCTACGACACGATGACGGTCTACGACAATCTCGCCTTTCCGCTACGCAATCGGCATGTTCCGGAAGCCGAAGTCGACCGGCGCGTGCGCGAGATCATCGACATGATCGGCCTTGGTGGCTGGGCCAAGAAGAAGGCACGCGGCTTGACCGCCGACCAGAAGCAGAAGATCTCGCTTGGCCGCGGCCTCGTGCGCAACGACGTCAACGCCATCCTGTTCGACGAGCCGCTGACCGTCATCGACCCACACATGAAGTGGGTACTGCGCTCGCAGTTGAAGAAGCTGCATCGCCAGTTCGGCTTCACCATGGTCTATGTCACCCACGACCAGACCGAAGCGCTGACCTTCGCCGACAAGGTCGTCGTCATGTATGACGGACAGATCGTCCAGATCGGCACGCCGGCCGAGCTCTTCGAGCGTCCGAGTCACACCTTCGTCGGCTACTTCATCGGCTCGCCGGGCATGAACGTGCTGCCGGCGGCGATCGAGGGCAGCAGCGTGACGCTCGGCACCGACACGATCGCGCTCGACTTTCAGCCCAAGGTGGCCACTGGTGCAAAGACCGAGCTCGGAATTCGCCCGGAATTCGTCCGCCTCGGCCGCGAAGGCATGCATGTCCGCGTCAACAAGGTGGAGGATATCGGCCGGCAAAAGATCGTCCGCGCCGAATTCGCCGGCAAGCCGATCTCGATCGTCGTGCCGGAGGACAGCGAGATCCCGGCAGAGCCGCGCATCACCTTCGATCCATCCGCCATCAACATCTACGCCGATTCCTGGCGCGTCGGCAGGGAGGCCTGA
- a CDS encoding carbohydrate ABC transporter permease: protein MTARVDTQTPAQASTPSKAVAHGNVTAAAQPSRRNLSWIIPTLYIVFLMLPIYWLVNMSFKTNTEITGTFSLWPQDPTLRNYIVIFTDPAWYSGYINSITYVVMNTVISVSVALPAAYAFSRYRFLGDKHLFFWLLTNRMAPPAVFALPFFQLYSAFGLIDTHIAVALAHCLFNVPLAVWILEGFMSGVPKEIDETAYIDGYSFPKFFAKIFVPLIASGIGVAAFFCFMFSWVELLIARTLTTTAAKPIAATMTRTVSASGMDWGVLAAAGVLTIIPGALVIYFVRNYIAKGFALGRV, encoded by the coding sequence ATGACTGCACGCGTTGATACACAAACTCCCGCACAGGCATCCACGCCGTCCAAGGCTGTCGCACACGGCAATGTCACTGCGGCCGCGCAGCCATCGCGCCGCAACCTGTCCTGGATCATCCCTACCCTCTACATCGTCTTCCTGATGCTGCCGATCTACTGGCTCGTCAATATGAGCTTCAAGACGAACACGGAGATCACCGGCACCTTCTCGCTCTGGCCGCAAGACCCGACACTCAGGAACTACATCGTCATCTTCACCGATCCGGCCTGGTACTCGGGCTACATCAATTCCATCACCTATGTGGTGATGAACACGGTGATCTCTGTCTCGGTGGCGTTGCCGGCGGCCTATGCCTTCTCGCGATACCGGTTCCTCGGCGACAAACACCTGTTCTTCTGGCTCTTGACGAACCGCATGGCCCCGCCAGCCGTATTTGCGCTACCCTTCTTCCAGCTTTATTCGGCCTTTGGCTTGATCGACACGCATATCGCCGTTGCCTTGGCGCATTGCCTGTTCAACGTGCCGCTCGCCGTCTGGATCCTGGAAGGTTTCATGTCGGGCGTGCCAAAGGAGATTGACGAGACGGCCTATATCGATGGCTACTCGTTCCCGAAATTCTTCGCCAAGATCTTCGTGCCGCTGATCGCGTCCGGCATCGGTGTCGCCGCCTTCTTCTGCTTCATGTTCTCCTGGGTCGAACTGTTGATCGCCCGCACGCTGACGACGACGGCCGCCAAGCCGATCGCCGCCACGATGACGCGCACGGTCTCGGCCTCCGGCATGGACTGGGGCGTGCTCGCAGCGGCCGGCGTCCTGACCATCATTCCGGGCGCGCTCGTGATCTATTTCGTCCGCAACTACATCGCCAAGGGCTTTGCCCTGGGGAGGGTCTGA
- the atpD gene encoding F0F1 ATP synthase subunit beta codes for MAKAATPKETAAEKKPAAPRKTAAAKAASTSVSAAGASGRVTQVIGAVVDVAFDGHLPLILNALETDNNGNRLVLEVAQHLGENTVRTIAMDSTEGLVRGQPVVDTGAPISVPVGDETLGRIMNVIGEPVDEAGPLVTKSKRGIHQDAPAYVEQSTEAQILVTGIKVVDLLAPYAKGGKIGLFGGAGVGKTVLIMELINNVAKAHGGYSVFAGVGERTREGNDLYHEMIESGVNKLGGGEGSKAALVYGQMNEPPGARARVALTGLTIAEDFRDKGQDVLFFVDNIFRFTQAGSEVSALLGRIPSAVGYQPTLATDMGQMQERITTTTKGSITSVQAIYVPADDLTDPAPATSFAHLDATTVLSRSIAEKGIYPAVDPLDSTSRMLDPMIVGEEHYEVSRKVQTTLQRYKSLQDIIAILGMDELSEEDKLTVARARKIERFLSQPFFVAEVFTGSPGKLVALEDTIKGFKGLVAGEYDHLPEAAFYMVGSIEEAVEKAKKLAAEAA; via the coding sequence ATGGCTAAGGCAGCTACCCCGAAAGAAACCGCAGCGGAGAAGAAGCCCGCTGCTCCGCGCAAGACGGCAGCCGCCAAGGCCGCATCGACCTCCGTTTCCGCCGCTGGCGCATCCGGTCGCGTGACCCAGGTCATCGGCGCCGTTGTCGACGTCGCCTTCGACGGTCACCTGCCGCTCATCCTGAACGCGCTGGAAACCGACAACAACGGCAACCGCCTCGTTCTCGAAGTCGCTCAGCACCTCGGCGAAAACACCGTTCGCACGATCGCCATGGACTCGACCGAAGGTCTCGTCCGCGGCCAGCCGGTTGTCGACACGGGCGCCCCGATTTCCGTTCCGGTCGGCGACGAGACGCTCGGCCGCATCATGAACGTCATCGGCGAGCCGGTTGACGAAGCCGGTCCGCTGGTCACGAAGTCCAAGCGCGGCATTCACCAGGACGCTCCGGCTTATGTCGAGCAGTCGACTGAAGCGCAGATCCTCGTCACCGGCATCAAGGTCGTCGACCTTCTCGCGCCTTACGCAAAGGGCGGGAAGATCGGCCTGTTCGGCGGCGCCGGCGTTGGCAAGACGGTTCTGATCATGGAACTGATCAACAACGTGGCGAAGGCGCACGGTGGTTACTCGGTGTTCGCCGGCGTGGGTGAGCGTACCCGCGAAGGCAACGACCTTTACCACGAAATGATCGAGTCGGGCGTTAACAAGCTCGGCGGCGGCGAAGGCTCCAAGGCAGCCCTCGTATACGGCCAGATGAACGAGCCGCCGGGCGCACGCGCGCGCGTTGCTCTCACCGGTCTGACGATCGCTGAAGATTTCCGCGACAAGGGCCAGGACGTTCTGTTCTTCGTCGACAACATCTTCCGCTTCACCCAGGCAGGTTCGGAAGTGTCCGCTCTGCTCGGCCGTATTCCTTCGGCCGTGGGTTACCAGCCGACGCTTGCAACTGACATGGGTCAGATGCAGGAGCGCATTACCACGACGACCAAGGGTTCGATCACCTCGGTTCAGGCCATCTACGTTCCGGCCGACGACTTGACCGACCCGGCACCGGCAACCTCGTTCGCCCACTTGGACGCAACGACTGTTCTGTCGCGCTCGATCGCCGAAAAGGGTATCTACCCGGCCGTGGACCCGCTCGACTCCACCTCGCGTATGCTTGACCCGATGATCGTCGGCGAAGAGCACTATGAAGTGTCGCGCAAGGTGCAGACGACCCTGCAGCGCTACAAGTCGCTGCAGGACATCATCGCCATCCTCGGCATGGACGAACTGTCCGAAGAGGACAAGCTGACGGTGGCCCGCGCACGCAAGATCGAGCGCTTCCTGTCGCAGCCGTTCTTCGTTGCTGAAGTCTTCACCGGTTCGCCGGGCAAGCTGGTTGCTCTCGAAGACACGATCAAGGGCTTCAAGGGCCTGGTCGCCGGCGAGTACGACCACCTGCCGGAAGCGGCATTCTACATGGTCGGCTCCATCGAGGAAGCCGTCGAGAAGGCGAAGAAGCTGGCTGCCGAAGCCGCTTGA
- a CDS encoding metallophosphoesterase family protein, with product MPTIYAIGDVHGCFREMLEAEARIRDDLGQTAGEALIVYLGDYVDRGPDSALVLDHLTRSHDDGLTRITLCGNHDDTFLQFIRDPVERIYWLGSNFGGEATLASYGIDLGDILLSDFESAKSSAKLRRFIPARHIMFLAGLPIFLAARDYLFVHAGVRPGIPLEAQDDEDLLWIRDPFLTIESKLPVVVVHGHTPCSEPEFAAGRIGIDTGCFFTGRLTVLKVDSEGARLL from the coding sequence TTGCCCACGATCTACGCGATCGGCGACGTGCATGGTTGCTTCCGCGAGATGCTCGAAGCAGAAGCCCGCATCAGGGACGACCTTGGACAAACAGCCGGCGAGGCCCTGATTGTGTATCTCGGCGACTATGTCGATCGCGGCCCGGACTCCGCCTTGGTGTTGGACCATCTGACCCGCAGCCATGACGATGGCCTGACCCGGATCACCCTTTGCGGCAACCACGACGACACGTTTCTGCAGTTTATACGAGATCCCGTCGAGCGGATTTATTGGCTTGGTTCGAATTTCGGCGGCGAGGCGACGCTCGCCTCTTACGGAATCGACCTAGGCGACATCCTATTGAGCGATTTTGAGTCAGCGAAGAGTTCAGCCAAGCTGCGGCGGTTCATACCGGCACGCCACATCATGTTTCTTGCCGGCCTGCCGATCTTCCTGGCGGCTAGGGACTATCTCTTTGTCCATGCGGGCGTGCGCCCGGGAATTCCGCTCGAAGCGCAGGATGACGAAGACCTGCTTTGGATCCGCGATCCTTTCCTCACCATCGAATCAAAGCTGCCAGTGGTCGTCGTGCACGGCCATACGCCCTGCAGCGAACCCGAATTTGCAGCCGGCCGAATTGGAATCGATACCGGCTGCTTCTTTACCGGCCGCCTGACAGTGCTGAAGGTCGACTCGGAGGGTGCGCGCTTGCTCTGA
- a CDS encoding ABC transporter substrate-binding protein: protein MRRHLLTTTAAVLLAFTGTAFAGMDEAKKFLDAEIGDMSTLDRAAQEAEMQWFIDAAKPFAGMDIKVVSETITTHEYESKVLAKAFSDITGIKITHDLIGEGDVIEKLQTQMQSGENIYDAYVNDSDLIGTHWRYQQARSLTDFMANEGKDVTNPGLDLDDFIGKSFTTAPDGKLYQLPDQQFANLYWFRYDWFNDEKNKADFKAKYGYDLGVPVNWSAYEDIAEFFTGREIDGKKVYGHMDYGKKDPSLGWRFTDAWLSMAGNGDKGIPNGKPVDEWGIKVDENSRPVGSCVARGGDTNGPAAVYSIEKYLQWLKAYAPAAAQGMTFSESGPVPSQGEVAQQMFTYTAFTADFVKPGLPVVNEDGTPKWRFAPSPHGVYWKDGMKLGYQDVGSWTLLKSTPDDRAKAAWLYAQFVVSKTVDVKKSHVGLTLIRESSIGHKSFTDRAPKLGGLIEFYRSPARIQWSPTGTNIPDYPKLAQLWWQAIGDASSGAKTAQEAMDSLCAEQEQVLSRLERAGVMGDMGPKLAEEHDLEYWNKDAVSKGNLAPQLKIESEKEKPQTVNYDELVKSWQQ from the coding sequence ATGCGAAGGCACCTTCTGACGACTACGGCAGCCGTGCTGCTGGCTTTCACTGGCACCGCTTTTGCCGGCATGGATGAGGCGAAGAAATTCCTCGACGCCGAAATCGGCGACATGTCGACCCTCGACCGAGCCGCTCAGGAAGCGGAAATGCAATGGTTCATCGATGCCGCCAAGCCGTTCGCCGGCATGGACATCAAGGTCGTTTCCGAAACGATCACGACGCATGAATACGAATCCAAAGTACTCGCCAAGGCTTTCTCTGACATCACCGGCATCAAGATCACCCACGACCTGATCGGCGAAGGCGACGTCATCGAAAAGCTGCAGACGCAGATGCAGTCGGGCGAGAACATCTATGACGCCTATGTCAACGACTCGGACCTGATCGGCACCCACTGGCGTTACCAGCAGGCCCGTTCGCTGACCGACTTCATGGCCAATGAAGGCAAGGACGTCACCAATCCGGGCCTCGACCTGGACGACTTCATCGGCAAGTCCTTCACCACCGCGCCCGACGGCAAGCTCTACCAGCTGCCCGATCAGCAGTTCGCCAACCTCTACTGGTTCCGCTACGACTGGTTCAACGACGAGAAGAATAAGGCAGACTTCAAGGCGAAGTACGGCTACGACCTCGGCGTGCCGGTCAACTGGTCCGCTTACGAGGACATCGCCGAGTTCTTCACCGGCCGCGAGATCGACGGTAAGAAGGTCTATGGCCACATGGACTACGGTAAGAAGGACCCGTCGCTCGGCTGGCGCTTCACGGACGCCTGGCTTTCCATGGCTGGCAACGGCGACAAGGGCATTCCGAATGGCAAGCCGGTCGACGAATGGGGCATCAAGGTTGACGAAAACTCGCGTCCAGTCGGCTCGTGCGTTGCCCGCGGTGGTGACACCAACGGCCCGGCTGCCGTTTATTCGATCGAGAAGTACCTGCAGTGGCTGAAGGCCTACGCACCGGCCGCCGCCCAGGGCATGACCTTCTCCGAATCGGGTCCGGTTCCCTCGCAGGGCGAAGTCGCCCAGCAGATGTTCACCTACACGGCGTTCACTGCGGACTTCGTGAAGCCGGGCCTTCCGGTCGTGAACGAGGACGGCACGCCGAAGTGGCGTTTCGCTCCCTCGCCGCACGGCGTCTACTGGAAGGACGGCATGAAGCTCGGCTACCAGGACGTGGGTTCCTGGACGCTCCTGAAGTCCACGCCGGATGATCGCGCCAAGGCCGCCTGGCTTTATGCGCAGTTCGTCGTCTCCAAGACGGTCGACGTCAAGAAGAGCCATGTCGGTCTGACGCTCATCCGCGAATCCTCGATCGGCCACAAGTCGTTCACGGATCGCGCGCCGAAGCTTGGCGGTCTGATCGAGTTCTACCGTTCGCCGGCCCGCATTCAGTGGTCGCCTACCGGCACGAACATTCCGGATTATCCGAAGCTGGCCCAGCTATGGTGGCAGGCGATCGGCGACGCGTCCTCGGGCGCGAAGACCGCTCAAGAAGCCATGGATTCGCTTTGCGCCGAGCAGGAGCAGGTGCTGAGCCGCCTCGAGCGCGCTGGCGTCATGGGTGACATGGGGCCGAAGCTCGCCGAAGAGCACGATCTCGAGTATTGGAACAAGGATGCCGTTTCCAAGGGCAACCTCGCGCCGCAACTCAAGATCGAGAGCGAGAAGGAAAAGCCGCAGACGGTCAACTATGACGAACTCGTCAAGAGCTGGCAGCAGTAA
- a CDS encoding mannose-1-phosphate guanylyltransferase/mannose-6-phosphate isomerase, with product MSDKIIPIIMAGGKGTRLWPLSRATAPKQFLELLGGKTLFQRTLERVSDNTLYEAPIILTNAEFRFLVAEQARLIDRTLAKILLEPVARNTAPALAVAALVVAREHGENAIMQVLASDHEITANETYFDCVAKAKQAAKAGRLVTFGITPTEPATGYGYIETGDALGGGAFAVQRFIEKPNLEKAEGLLAAGGYLWNSGMFMLPVGPFLQELRRLAPEVLDAASRSVETAKHDLDFERLDPEAFAKAPDISIDYAIFERTPIAAVVPSPIEWSDLGSWDSVWKLGARDEQGNVSEGRTTLLDTRNSLVLSKEIHVAVQGLSDVAVIASEDAIYVGRMEDSQNVGKLVKYLASMEKTAPLTESHRTSYRPWGGYTSVLNGDRFQVKRLFVTPGKRLSLQKHHHRSEHWIVVRGTAEVTIGERTIPLRENESVYIPQGEVHRLANPGKILLELIEVQTGSYLGEDDIIRIEDEFGRQ from the coding sequence ATGTCCGACAAAATTATCCCGATCATCATGGCGGGCGGCAAGGGAACGCGTCTCTGGCCATTGTCGCGTGCCACCGCGCCAAAGCAGTTTCTCGAACTTTTGGGCGGGAAGACGCTGTTTCAGCGCACCTTGGAACGGGTCTCGGACAATACGCTCTACGAAGCGCCGATCATCCTGACCAATGCCGAGTTTCGGTTCCTGGTGGCGGAGCAGGCCCGGCTGATCGACCGAACGCTTGCAAAGATCCTGCTGGAGCCCGTGGCGCGGAATACCGCACCGGCCCTGGCGGTAGCAGCCTTGGTCGTCGCCCGGGAGCACGGCGAAAACGCCATCATGCAGGTGCTGGCGTCTGACCATGAGATCACCGCCAACGAGACCTACTTCGATTGCGTCGCCAAAGCGAAACAGGCGGCCAAGGCGGGTCGGCTTGTCACGTTCGGAATAACGCCGACCGAACCGGCGACAGGCTATGGCTACATCGAAACTGGCGACGCATTGGGCGGCGGGGCATTCGCGGTTCAGCGCTTTATTGAAAAGCCGAACCTGGAGAAGGCCGAAGGACTCTTGGCGGCCGGCGGCTATCTCTGGAATTCCGGGATGTTCATGTTGCCGGTGGGGCCGTTCCTGCAGGAGTTGCGCCGGCTTGCTCCGGAAGTCCTCGATGCCGCTTCCCGGTCGGTTGAGACGGCCAAGCATGACCTTGATTTCGAAAGGCTGGATCCGGAGGCCTTCGCCAAGGCACCCGATATTTCGATCGACTATGCCATTTTCGAGAGGACACCGATTGCCGCCGTTGTGCCTTCACCGATCGAGTGGTCCGACCTCGGCAGTTGGGACTCGGTGTGGAAGCTTGGTGCGCGCGACGAACAAGGCAATGTGTCGGAGGGGCGCACGACGCTGCTCGACACCCGCAATTCGCTCGTGCTTTCGAAGGAGATCCACGTCGCCGTTCAGGGCCTCTCGGATGTCGCGGTGATCGCGAGCGAGGATGCCATCTATGTCGGGCGCATGGAGGACAGCCAGAACGTCGGCAAGCTGGTCAAGTATCTCGCCTCCATGGAAAAGACCGCGCCACTGACGGAATCACACCGTACGTCATACCGGCCCTGGGGCGGCTACACGTCCGTCCTGAATGGCGATCGATTCCAGGTGAAGCGCCTGTTCGTGACGCCGGGAAAGCGCCTCTCGTTGCAGAAGCATCACCATCGTTCAGAGCACTGGATCGTGGTGCGCGGCACGGCCGAGGTGACGATCGGTGAGCGGACCATTCCGCTTCGCGAAAACGAATCCGTCTATATCCCTCAAGGGGAGGTTCATCGTCTGGCGAACCCCGGTAAAATCCTGCTCGAGCTGATCGAAGTGCAGACGGGTTCCTACCTTGGCGAGGACGATATTATTCGCATCGAGGATGAGTTCGGGCGGCAGTAG
- a CDS encoding sugar ABC transporter permease produces MEKTWNNKAWFMVLPVLLLVAFSAVIPLMTVVNYSVQDTFGNNQFFWAGTDWFVEILHSDRFWQALGRNLLFSAIILSIEIPLGILIALNMPKKGIGVPVCLVLMALPLLVPWNVVGTIWQVFGRVDIGLLGFTLSALGLDYNYVNDVFDAWVTLVVMDVWHWTSLVVLLCYAGLVSIPDAYYQAAKIDGASRWAVFRYIQLPKMKRVLLIAFLLRFMDSFMIYTEPFVVTGGGPGNSTTFLSIDLVKMAIGQFDLGPAAAMSLVYFLIILLLSWIFYTVMTSSDEQA; encoded by the coding sequence ATGGAAAAGACCTGGAACAACAAGGCCTGGTTCATGGTGCTGCCGGTGCTTTTGCTGGTCGCCTTCTCGGCCGTCATCCCGCTGATGACGGTGGTGAACTACTCGGTTCAGGACACGTTCGGCAACAACCAGTTCTTCTGGGCCGGCACCGACTGGTTCGTCGAGATCCTCCACTCCGACCGCTTCTGGCAGGCGCTCGGCCGCAACCTGCTCTTCTCCGCCATCATCCTGTCGATTGAGATCCCACTCGGCATCCTGATCGCGCTGAACATGCCGAAGAAGGGCATCGGCGTACCGGTCTGCCTCGTGCTGATGGCGCTGCCGCTGCTGGTTCCGTGGAACGTGGTCGGCACGATCTGGCAGGTGTTCGGCCGCGTCGACATCGGCCTGCTCGGCTTCACGCTCTCAGCGCTTGGCCTTGACTACAACTACGTCAATGACGTGTTCGACGCCTGGGTGACGCTGGTCGTCATGGACGTCTGGCACTGGACCAGCCTCGTCGTGCTCCTCTGCTACGCCGGCCTCGTCTCCATTCCGGATGCCTACTATCAGGCCGCCAAGATCGACGGCGCCTCGCGCTGGGCCGTCTTCCGTTACATCCAACTCCCTAAGATGAAGCGCGTTCTTCTGATCGCCTTCCTGCTGCGCTTCATGGACAGTTTCATGATCTACACCGAACCTTTCGTCGTGACCGGCGGCGGTCCGGGCAACTCGACGACCTTCCTGTCGATCGACCTCGTCAAGATGGCGATCGGCCAGTTCGACCTAGGACCCGCAGCCGCGATGTCGCTCGTCTACTTCCTGATCATCCTTCTGCTGTCATGGATCTTCTACACGGTCATGACCAGCAGCGACGAGCAGGCGTGA
- a CDS encoding F0F1 ATP synthase subunit epsilon yields the protein MADSFKFELVSPERLLLSESITAVVIPATEGEMTVMANHAPTMTTVQPGVVTVKFADGKTDRYVVFGGFADILPSGCTLLAESAVHVDEISRDDIIKRVDVARAELEAALNDEHRASIERYIAQLGTVQGTILPA from the coding sequence ATGGCCGACAGTTTCAAGTTTGAACTCGTTTCTCCCGAGCGACTGCTGCTTTCCGAAAGCATCACCGCTGTCGTCATTCCGGCGACGGAAGGTGAGATGACCGTGATGGCCAACCATGCGCCAACCATGACGACCGTCCAGCCGGGCGTCGTCACGGTGAAGTTTGCCGATGGCAAGACCGACCGCTACGTCGTCTTTGGCGGCTTCGCCGACATCCTGCCGTCGGGCTGCACGCTCTTGGCAGAATCCGCTGTCCACGTCGATGAGATCAGCCGCGACGACATCATCAAGCGGGTCGATGTGGCTCGTGCCGAACTGGAAGCGGCGCTGAACGACGAACATCGCGCGAGCATCGAGCGCTATATTGCCCAACTGGGCACGGTACAGGGGACAATCCTGCCGGCCTGA